Proteins encoded in a region of the Zea mays cultivar B73 chromosome 2, Zm-B73-REFERENCE-NAM-5.0, whole genome shotgun sequence genome:
- the LOC100285824 gene encoding Protein phosphatase 2C 70, translated as MAAPPLVFVAAAIAALAIFVLVLVVFAFRRWWWWRRQRRPLQAAAEASTPVAVQEEDIDRPLLSENRDDHSRQSNYFLGSSVGEPSKIQSNRSNISPRSHAIADTGRTYPDECCATQGETHVINIENDTSEEFRLGSTLRRTSPAKLTTPAQKHRRVSGDDYHNGSVPLKDSTYHSSLDLEVIAGPSHGISCSRQSSRPSMLPITLGRVPPSDLVLKDSEVSGKHAQINWNAKTLKWELVDMGSLNGTFLNSQAVHHPDAESRHWGEPAELAHGDIITLGTSSKLSVQITLQNQRVPAGVGMASDPMVARRSGKKLPMEDISFCQCPLQGVEHFGLFGIFDGHGGDGAAKAVSKILPENLGYMLSHPETKERVQSCSDASDVLRYAFTLTEDAIDHQYEGCTGTALLIWFDQNKDCFAQCANLGDSACVMSVNGKTIDMTEDHRVASATERARIARTGQPLKDGEVRLNGLNLARMFGDKFLKEQDSRFSSEPYLSQAVRITKACTAFAVIASDGLWDVISTKRAVQLVVEGTERYSGDSASAAKVANRVLDEARSLRTKDNTSLIFVDFDILRTDPCIAK; from the exons aTGGCCGCCCCTCCTCTGGTGTTTGTCGCCGCTGCCATAGCCGCGCTCGCCATcttcgtcctcgtcctcgtcgtCTTCGCCTtccggcgatggtggtggtggcggcggcagcGCCGCCCGCTCCAGGCCGCGGCGGAGGCCTCGACCCCGGTCGCTGTCCAG GAGGAGGATATAGATAGGCCTCTTCTTTCCGAAAATCGGGACGATCACTCTAGACAAAGTAATTATTTTCTTGGAAGTTCTGTAGGAGAACCTTCAAAGATTCAATCAAATAGGAGTAACATTTCGCCTAGAAGTCATGCAATTGCTGATACAGGGAGGACTTATCCAGATGAATGTTGTGCTACACAAG GAGAAACTCATGTAATCAATATTGAAAATGATACTTCTGAAGAGTTTCGATTAGGAAGCACGTTAAGACGGACATCACCAGCAAAATTGACAACACCTGCTCAGAAGCACAGAAGGGTTTCTGGAGATGACTATCATAATGGAAGTGTTCCTCTGAAGGATAGTACATATC ATAGTAGCCTAGATTTAGAGGTCATAGCTGGTCCATCTCATGGAATAAGCTGTTCTCGGCAGTCAAGTAGGCCTTCTATGCTCCCAATAACTCTTGGAAGGGTTCCCCCAAGTGATTTAGTGTTAAAGGACTCTGAAGTATCTGGGAAACATGCTCAGATAAACTGGAATGCAAAG ACATTAAAATGGGAACTTGTGGACATGGGCAGCTTGAATGGAACTTTCTTGAACTCCCAGGCAGTTCATCATCCAGATGCTGAGTCTAGGCATTGGGGTGAACCTGCTGAACTTGCACATGGTGATATTATAACTCTAGGGACTTCATCTAAACTATCT GTTCAAATTACACTGCAAAATCAACGAGTTCCTGCTGGTGTTGGTATGGCATCCGATCCAATGGTGGCACGTAGAAGTGGAAAGAAACTTCCAATGGAAGACATAAGCTTTTGCCAGTGTCCTCTGCAGGGTGTTGAACAT TTTGGGCTCTTTGGAATTTTTGATGGACATGGTGGGGATGGAGCTGCCAAAGCTGTCAGCAA gattcttcCAGAAAATCTGGGATACATGTTATCTCATCCTGAAACAAAAGAACGAGTGCAGTCATGTTCTGATGCTTCTGATGTTCTTAGATATGCTTTTACTTTGACAGAAGATGCAATCGATCATCAGTACGAG GGATGTACAGGCACAGCACTTCTTATTTGGTTTGATCAAAATAAAGATTGTTTTGCCCAGTGTGCTAATCTTGGTGATTCTGCTTGCGTAATGAG TGTCAATGGAAAGACGATCGATATGACTGAAGATCACCGGGTAGCTAGCGCAACTGAAAGAGCTAGGATAGCAAGAACTGGGCAGCCCCTGAAAGATGGGGAAGTCCGTCTTAATG GACTGAATCTTGCGAGGATGTTTGGAGACAAGTTTCTTAAGGAGCAAGACTCACGCTTCAGCTCAGAACCATATCTGAGCCAAGCTGTTCGTATCACCAAAGCGTGCACAGCTTTTGCCGTTATTGCTAG TGACGGGCTTTGGGATGTCATCAGCACGAAAAGGGCGGTACAGCTTGTTGTTGAG GGAACGGAGAGGTACTCTGGTGACAGCGCC
- the LOC100275134 gene encoding Mediator of RNA polymerase II transcription subunit 33A → MATSAPPPSSAPWLEWAAEYTKAAQAEARPPPEWAARVAAAAAAAGESEDVPWSAGLAEVLARALFPGGGGGGGGAAPAAAAWKYAEAALAARLASPALLLALLSTRVIPHRLSRPMEYRLYLELLKRHGFNFHHQMKAANFRKIMDIIERNLRLSKIFGISTCEPGVFVVHFILCIIWQLIDVVLDDEGLLELTPEKNAQWPTRPEDVSTFEGTFTEQRTEKIKKLQKMNTVTTMELIEHLLRDKVITRILSLARENMQSHWGAFTNRLHLLATNSSTLQNSAISLEPFQHLILGDCDAYGETKHNVHKRFHQIVASNPLSSPNGRCLGASYSALWIPIDMYLEDCLDCSIAATNSIEILSGLVKALQAVNRSTWHDAFLALWVASLRLVQREREPIEGPVPHLDTRLCMLLSITTLAIADIIMEADSLCNETELNSHVNEKKAIGNLRNELMLSLQILGDYESLLVPPSCVIPAANQAATKAAMFISGISINNGYMDNVNGMNYTGNMRHLIVESCISRQLLDTSAYYWPGYIMNHANSTSHTLPSQLAGWSSFMKGAPLTQPLVNMLVSTPASSLAEVDKLFEVAVDGSDDDSISAATVLCGATLLRGWNFQEHTVRLVVKLLSPSDPIDNSGRESQLIKLGPMLNVILSGISAVDYAPIFSFHGLIPELAASLMAICEVFGCLSPSVSWTLRTGEEISAHTVFSNAFILLLRLWKFNHPPLEYCIMGDGAPVGSQLTPEYLLLLRNSQVLSSSSLSKQRNGQRQSQVSTSHPSSGNPIFMDSFPKLKLWYQQHQACLASTLSGLAHGTPVRNNVDSLLNQMFRKANKGGTSIGSLSGSSSISNSSSPGGDDSHLWPQLPAWEILEAVPFVVDAALTACSHGRLFPRELATGLKDLADFLPASLATIVSYFSAEVTRGVWKPASMNGSDWPSPSVNLSMVDEHIKKIVAATGVDVPKLVTGGSSSGTLPLPLAAFVSLTITYKLDKASECFLNLAGPALENLAASCPWPSMAIVAALWTQKVKRWSDFLIFSASRTVFHHNNDAVVQLLRSCFAATLGMSSTSVCSCGGVASLLGHGYCPGGFSPVAPGILYLRIFRCIKDCSILAEDILSLLMLSVKDIAETTVPRQRPDKLKKTKYGMRHGQVSLSAAMTQVKVAASLGATLVWLSGGTALVQSLIQEMLPSWFLSAQNLDQGGASGGVVYKLGGHALAYFAVYSGMLAWGIDQTPVSRRRERVMRSHLGFLASALAGKIFLGCDLSLWRAYVSGFLGLVVECTPCWVQEVDLRVLKRLSSGLRHWGEDELAVALLRRAGPEAMGTAAEMILGREL, encoded by the exons ATGGCCACGTCGGCGCCGCCACCGTCCTCCGCGCCGTGGCTGGAGTGGGCCGCGGAGTATACCAAGGCGGCGCAGGCCGAGGCCCGCCCGCCGCCGGAGTGGGCGGCGCGGGTGGCGGCGGCCGCTGCGGCGGCGGGCGAGAGTGAGGACGTGCCCTGGTCCGCGGGGCTCGCGGAGGTGCTGGCGCGAGCGCTgttccccggcggcggcggcggcggtggcggggcTGCCCCGGCGGCCGCCGCTTGGAAGTACGCGGAGGCCGCGCTCGCGGCGCGGCTTGCGTCCCCGGCGCTCCTCCTCGCGCTCCTCTCCACCAG GGTAATTCCTCACCGGCTTTCCAGGCCAATGGAGTATAGACTCTACCTTGAGCTCTTGAAAAGACATGGGTTCAACTTCCATCATCAGATGAAAGCAGCAAATTTCAGAAA GATCATGGATATAATAGAGCGGAATCTTAGACTTTCCAAGATATTTGGCATCTCTACATGTGAACCAGGGGTTTTTGTTGTGCATTTCATTCTTTGTATTATATGGCAGTTGATTGATGTTGTTCTGGATGATGAGGGCCTACTAGAGTTAACTCCAGAGAAGAATGCTCAATGGCCAACAAGGCCTGAAGATGTGAGCACATTTGAAGGAACTTTTACTGAACAAAGAACTGAGAAGATCAAAAAGTTACAGAAGATGAACACTGTAACAACTATGGAGCTCATTGAGCATCTTCTTCGCGATAAAGTAATTACTCGTATCCTATCATTGGCACGCGAAAACAT GCAATCTCACTGGGGGGCATTTACTAACCGGTTGCACTTGCTTGCAACAAACTCATCTACCTTGCAAAATTCAGCAATATCCTTGGAACCATTTCAGCATTTGATTCTAGGTGATTGTGATGCATATGGTGAAACTAAACATAATGTGCATAAAAGATTCCACCAAATAGTGGCTTCTAACCCTCTATCTTCACCAAATGGACGATGTCTTGGTGCTAGCTATTCTGCACTATGGATTCCTATTGATATGTATCTTGAGGATTGTCTCGATTGTTCAATTGCTGCAACAAATTCTATTGAGATTTTAAGTG GTTTGGTCAAGGCTCTTCAAGCAGTCAATAGGTCGACTTGGCATGATGCTTTCTTGGCCCTCTGGGTAGCTTCACTTCGCCTTGTACAAAGA GAAAGAGAACCAATTGAAGGTCCTGTACCTCACCTAGACACCCGGCTGTGCATGTTGTTGTCTATCACAACACTTGCGATTGCTGACATAATTATGGAAGCAGATTCACTTTGCAATGAAACAGAACTCAACAGTCATGTGAATGAGAAGAAAGCAATTGGTAATCTACGCAATGAATTGATGCTAAGCTTACAGATACTTGGTGATTATGAAAGCTTGCTGGTTCCTCCTTCATGTGTCATCCCAGCAGCTAATCAAGCTGCTACTAAAGCTGCAATGTTCATTTCTGGAATCAGTATAAACAATGGCTACATGGATAATGTCAATGGGATGAACTATA CTGGAAATATGCGACATTTGATTGTGGAGTCATGTATCTCAAGGCAGTTGCTGGATACATCAGCTTACTATTGGCCTGGTTATATCATGAATCATGCCAACTCTACATCTCATACACTCCCTAGTCAACTTGCTGGTTGGTCATCCTTCATGAAGGGTGCACCACTGACTCAACCACTGGTTAATATGTTGGTATCAACTCCTGCTTCCAG CTTGGCAGAGGTCGACAAGTTATTTGAAGTTGCAGTTGATGGGTCAGATGACGACAGCATTTCAGCTGCCACTGTTTTATGTGGAGCCACCCTTTTACGAGGTTGGAATTTTCAG GAGCATACAGTTCGGTTAGTTGTTAAACTGCTCTCACCATCTGATCCAATTGATAATTCTGGAAGAGAGAGCCAATTGATAAAGCTTGGTCCAATGCTCAATGTTATTCTTTCAGGAATATCGGCCGTGGACTATGCTCCAATCTTCTCGTTCCATGGCCTG ATTCCAGAGCTGGCTGCTTCTCTTATGGCAATCTGTGAAGTATTTGGGTGTCTTTCTCCAAGTGTTTCCTGGACACTGAGAACTGGAGAGGAAATATCTGCTCACACAGTCTTCTCGAATGCATTTATTCTTCTGTTGAGACTTTGGAAGTTTAACCATCCACCACTTGAGTATTGCATAATGGGAGATGGTGCTCCAGTTGGCTCGCAGCTAACTCCTGAGTATCTTCTGCTGTTACGGAATTCCCAGGTCCTATCTTCCAGCAGTTTGTCAAAACAACGAAACGGACAAAGGCAATCACAAGTATCAACTTCACACCCATCATCTGGAAATCCTATTTTTATGGACTCGTTTCCAAAGTTGAAGTTATGGTACCAGCAGCACCAAGCTTGTCTGGCCTCAACTCTCTCTGGACTTGCTCATGGGACACCTGTACGTAACAATGTGGATAGCCTTCTTAATCAGATGTTCAGAAAAGCTAATAAAGGAGGCACATCAATAGGTTCTTTATCTGGAAGTAGCAGCATAAGTAATTCTTCCAGTCCTGGTGGGGATGATTCACATCTTTGGCCTCAGTTGCCAGCTTGGGAGATACTGGAGGCTGTTCCTTTTGTGGTTGATGCTGCTCTTACTGCTTGTTCCCATGGAAGACTATTTCCACGTGAACTGGCCACAG GCCTGAAGGATCTGGCTGATTTCCTCCCTGCATCTCTTGCTACAATAGTAAGCTACTTTTCCGCTGAGGTGACGCGGGGTGTCTGGAAGCCTGCATCCATGAATGGATCAGATTGGCCTAGCCCCTCTGTGAACCTATCCATGGTTGATGAGCACATCAAGAAAATCGTAGCTGCTACCGGTGTTGATGTTCCAAAGCTAGTTACAG GAGGAAGCTCTTCAGGTACACTTCCGTTACCATTGGCTGCTTTCGTGAGCCTCACAATCACATACAAGCTTGACAAGGCATCAGAGTGTTTCCTCAACCTTGCTGGTCCAGCTCTAGAGAACCTGGCTGCAAGCTGCCCTTGGCCAAGCATGGCAATCGTTGCAGCACTGTGGACCCAGAAGGTGAAGCGATGGAGCGATTTCCTAATATTTTCAGCTTCGCGCACTGTGTTCCACCACAACAACGATGCAGTCGTCCAGCTCCTCCGAAGTTGCTTCGCCGCTACCCTTGGCATGTCTTCGACATCAGTATGCAGCTGTGGAGGTGTCGCCAGCCTTCTGGGCCACGGGTACTGCCCTGGTGGTTTCTCGCCAGTTGCGCCAGGAATCCTCTACCTCCGGATATTCCGGTGCATCAAGGACTGCTCCATACTCGCCGAGGACATACTCTCCCTTCTGATGCTCTCAGTGAAGGATATCGCAGAAACAACTGTGCCCAGACAAAGGCCAGACAAGCTAAAGAAGACCAAGTACGGGATGAGGCATGGCCAGGTATCTCTTTCCGCTGCAATGACGCAGGTGAAGGTGGCGGCATCTCTGGGGGCGACACTCGTCTGGCTATCCGGCGGCACGGCTCTCGTCCAGTCCCTGATCCAGGAGATGCTGCCGTCTTGGTTCCTGTCCGCGCAGAACCTGGATCAGGGCGGGGCTAGCGGAGGCGTGGTGTACAAGCTAGGCGGGCACGCGTTGGCCTACTTCGCGGTGTACTCGGGGATGTTGGCCTGGGGCATCGACCAGACGCCCGTGTCCCGGCGCCGCGAGAGGGTCATGCGGTCGCACCTGGGGTTCCTGGCGAGCGCGCTGGCCGGGAAGATCTTCCTCGGCTGCGACCTCTCCCTGTGGCGAGCCTACGTCTCTGGGTTCCTAGGACTGGTGGTTGAATGCACCCCGTGCTGGGTGCAGGAGGTGGACCTGAGGGTGCTCAAGCGCCTGAGCAGCGGCCTCCGGCACTGGGGCGAGGATGAGCTCGCGGTGGCGCTCCTCCGCCGCGCCGGTCCCGAGGCTATGGGCACAGCCGCGGAGATGATCTTGGGCAGGGAGTTGTGA